A section of the Leptotrichia buccalis C-1013-b genome encodes:
- the rpmB gene encoding 50S ribosomal protein L28, protein MQRCEVFGKTVSHGNRVSHSHRATKRIWRPNLQTMLLTINNEEVRVRVCTKAMKTLKGKNVDQVKKILLKNKETLSPKILKVLAK, encoded by the coding sequence ATGCAAAGATGTGAAGTTTTTGGAAAAACAGTAAGCCACGGAAATAGAGTAAGTCACTCTCACAGAGCTACAAAAAGAATTTGGAGACCTAATTTACAAACAATGCTTTTAACTATTAATAATGAAGAAGTTAGAGTAAGAGTTTGTACAAAAGCAATGAAAACATTAAAAGGGAAAAATGTTGATCAAGTTAAAAAAATCTTGTTAAAAAATAAAGAAACATTAAGTCCTAAAATTTTAAAAGTATTAGCAAAGTAA
- a CDS encoding YoaK family protein — protein sequence MARNIKKIFFNGEEYPPETFRLAMLLCMVGGFMDTYTFSTRGNVLANAQTGNIVFLAINLGKGNFGKAFYYFVPVFVFTMGILFSEFIRIKFEKHKIFRWQQIVIFYQVIIMFFIAFVPSGKWNMPINIIMSFIAAIQYQGFKKIRGMAGATTICTGNLRSGMENLFKYINTKETSFLQNFWIYIGLDLFFLVGALLCMVLVGIYGELSLLACCILLIIVFSVMFKEAI from the coding sequence ATGGCAAGAAATATAAAAAAAATTTTCTTTAATGGAGAAGAATATCCTCCAGAAACATTTCGATTGGCAATGCTTCTATGTATGGTTGGGGGATTTATGGACACATATACATTTTCTACACGTGGAAATGTGTTGGCTAATGCACAGACTGGAAATATTGTTTTTCTTGCAATAAATTTGGGAAAAGGAAATTTTGGAAAAGCATTTTATTATTTTGTTCCAGTATTTGTATTTACAATGGGAATATTATTTTCAGAATTTATACGAATCAAATTTGAAAAACATAAAATTTTCCGATGGCAGCAAATTGTCATATTCTATCAAGTCATAATAATGTTTTTTATTGCATTTGTCCCAAGTGGAAAATGGAATATGCCAATAAACATAATTATGTCATTTATCGCTGCAATTCAATACCAAGGGTTCAAAAAAATTAGAGGAATGGCAGGAGCAACTACTATATGTACAGGAAACCTGCGAAGCGGAATGGAAAATCTATTTAAATATATAAATACAAAAGAAACATCATTTTTACAAAATTTTTGGATATATATTGGATTAGATTTATTTTTTCTAGTCGGTGCGCTTCTTTGCATGGTTTTAGTCGGAATATATGGTGAATTGTCATTATTAGCATGCTGTATCTTATTAATTATCGTATTTTCAGTAATGTTTAAAGAAGCTATTTAA
- a CDS encoding response regulator transcription factor, translated as MYKVLIADDNKQIVSILSEYCKKNNFIVSTVFNGEDALKEVEENKFDIVLLDVMMPKKDGFDVCREVRKFSNVPIIMITARGEDYEKIMGLEIGADDYIVKPFSPGEIIARINAILRRITPKNDDSEKIFSFDNLEIDLNNFTVKINNEIISLTKKEIEILWTLATNQNKVFTRENLLDLIWGFDYFGESRTVDTHIKRLRAKMDNYEHKKWNIKTIWGVGYKFDILEN; from the coding sequence ATGTATAAAGTATTAATTGCAGATGATAATAAGCAGATTGTATCAATACTTTCAGAGTACTGTAAAAAAAATAATTTTATTGTAAGCACTGTTTTCAATGGAGAAGACGCTCTTAAGGAAGTGGAGGAAAATAAATTTGATATTGTGCTTCTGGATGTTATGATGCCAAAAAAAGATGGATTTGATGTATGCCGTGAAGTGCGGAAATTTTCCAATGTTCCAATTATAATGATTACAGCACGTGGAGAAGATTATGAGAAAATAATGGGGCTGGAAATAGGTGCAGATGACTACATTGTAAAGCCATTTTCACCTGGAGAGATTATAGCAAGGATAAATGCCATTTTACGTCGGATTACTCCAAAAAATGATGACAGCGAAAAAATATTCTCGTTTGATAATCTTGAAATTGACTTAAATAATTTTACTGTAAAAATAAATAACGAAATAATTTCCTTAACAAAAAAGGAAATCGAAATTTTGTGGACACTAGCGACAAATCAGAATAAAGTTTTTACGAGAGAAAATCTGCTAGATTTAATCTGGGGATTCGACTATTTTGGCGAAAGCCGTACTGTTGATACCCATATAAAACGGCTTCGTGCAAAAATGGATAATTATGAGCATAAAAAATGGAATATTAAAACTATTTGGGGAGTTGGATATAAATTTGATATTCTGGAAAATTAA
- the recG gene encoding ATP-dependent DNA helicase RecG — translation MKTYNLLYENLENMKIKGVTKTNIPKFRKLGVFILYDLLYFFPRAYENRSNHKKIAEILADEFVILQGTIVNVVNQYIKAGRTMFRAVLSDDSGMIELVWFNNRFVKNGIHIGDEITVYGKVRKTVKFQLVNPEYKKINQASFDMHEQKQILPIYPSTESLRQQVIRKVMENALMDYGYLLQENLPKEFLQKEKLLGRKEAVLNIHFPESEEKQSKARKRFMLEEILLLEMGILQNRFSVDKANKNLYKLEDNKSLVSKFIKSLDYELTKAQKRVIKEIYSELKAGKIVNRLIQGDVGSGKTIVSFIMLLYMVENNYQGVIMAPTEILATQHYLGIVDEFMNLDIRVELLTRSVKGKKKEKLLNEIKEGLVDIVIGTHSLIEDNVIFKNLGLIVIDEQHRFGVTQRKLLRDKGNIANLIVMSATPIPRSLALTIYGDLDVSIIDELPAGRSPIKTKWIQNEIDRQKMYNFMEKKMKDGRQVYIVSPLIEESESLNVKSAQETYEEYISIFPNRKIGLMHGRQTYKEKQKVMEQFKNHELDILVSTTVIEVGVNVPNASIMVIRDAQRFGLSSLHQLRGRVGRGKYQSYCFLESETTNEISTKRLEVMEETTDGFKIAEEDLKLRNSGEILGTRQSGVSDMLFTDIVKNVKEIKFVRDFVMEYLKKNDGKIENEFLKMDIYRKFFNNADD, via the coding sequence ATGAAAACATATAACTTGCTTTATGAAAATTTAGAAAATATGAAAATAAAAGGAGTTACAAAAACAAACATTCCAAAATTTAGGAAATTGGGAGTTTTTATACTTTATGATTTGCTTTATTTTTTCCCAAGGGCTTATGAGAATAGAAGTAATCATAAGAAAATTGCGGAAATTCTGGCGGATGAATTTGTGATTTTACAGGGGACAATTGTGAATGTGGTTAATCAGTATATAAAGGCTGGGAGAACTATGTTTCGTGCGGTTTTGAGTGATGATAGCGGAATGATTGAGCTTGTGTGGTTTAATAACAGGTTTGTGAAAAATGGGATTCATATTGGTGATGAGATTACGGTTTATGGAAAAGTAAGAAAGACTGTAAAATTTCAGCTTGTAAATCCTGAGTATAAAAAAATCAATCAAGCTAGTTTTGATATGCATGAACAAAAACAGATATTACCTATTTATCCGTCTACAGAATCACTTAGACAGCAGGTAATCAGAAAAGTTATGGAAAATGCCCTAATGGATTACGGATATTTGTTGCAGGAAAATCTACCAAAGGAATTTTTGCAGAAGGAGAAACTGCTCGGAAGAAAAGAGGCAGTCTTAAATATTCATTTTCCAGAAAGTGAGGAAAAGCAAAGCAAAGCACGGAAAAGATTTATGCTGGAGGAAATTTTGCTTCTGGAAATGGGGATTTTGCAAAATCGTTTTAGTGTAGACAAGGCAAATAAGAATCTTTACAAACTTGAGGATAATAAAAGTCTTGTGAGCAAGTTTATAAAAAGTCTGGATTATGAGTTGACAAAGGCACAGAAGCGTGTAATAAAGGAGATTTATTCTGAATTAAAGGCTGGAAAGATTGTAAATAGGCTGATTCAGGGGGACGTTGGTTCTGGAAAGACGATTGTTTCATTTATAATGCTTCTTTATATGGTTGAAAATAATTATCAGGGCGTAATTATGGCACCTACAGAAATTCTTGCTACACAGCATTATCTGGGAATTGTAGATGAGTTTATGAATCTTGACATACGAGTGGAACTTTTGACTAGGAGTGTGAAGGGAAAGAAAAAGGAAAAATTGCTGAATGAAATAAAAGAAGGACTTGTTGACATTGTGATTGGGACACATTCTCTAATTGAGGACAATGTGATTTTCAAAAATCTTGGACTAATTGTAATTGATGAACAGCACAGGTTTGGGGTAACACAGCGAAAACTTTTACGTGACAAGGGAAATATTGCCAATTTAATTGTTATGAGTGCCACTCCAATTCCACGTTCGCTTGCACTTACAATTTACGGAGATTTGGACGTGTCAATTATTGACGAGTTGCCTGCTGGAAGAAGTCCGATTAAGACAAAATGGATACAAAATGAAATTGACAGACAAAAAATGTATAACTTTATGGAAAAGAAAATGAAAGATGGACGGCAAGTGTACATAGTGTCGCCATTAATTGAGGAAAGTGAGAGCCTGAATGTAAAATCAGCACAGGAAACATACGAAGAGTACATTTCAATTTTTCCAAATAGAAAAATCGGACTTATGCACGGACGGCAAACTTACAAGGAAAAGCAGAAAGTCATGGAACAGTTTAAAAATCACGAACTTGACATTCTAGTTTCCACAACGGTAATCGAAGTTGGAGTAAATGTTCCAAATGCTTCTATTATGGTAATCCGTGACGCCCAAAGATTCGGACTTTCTTCACTTCATCAGCTGCGAGGAAGAGTTGGTCGTGGAAAATACCAGTCCTACTGCTTTTTAGAATCTGAAACAACAAATGAAATTTCAACCAAAAGACTGGAAGTTATGGAAGAAACAACAGATGGTTTCAAAATTGCCGAAGAAGATTTAAAGTTACGTAATTCAGGAGAAATTTTAGGAACAAGGCAAAGTGGAGTATCTGACATGCTTTTTACGGACATTGTAAAAAATGTGAAGGAAATCAAATTTGTACGTGATTTTGTAATGGAATATTTGAAAAAGAATGATGGGAAAATAGAAAATGAATTTTTGAAAATGGATATTTATAGGAAGTTTTTTAATAATGCAGATGATTAA
- a CDS encoding DMT family transporter encodes MKQYLADFGLLFVGIFWGLGFVFVKIGLNTGVDPFYLSAVRFLVGGLILYGIFFRKVGRFTKKDILAGLIVGIFQFFGYAFQTYGAMLTTASKNAFFTSINVIIVPYIFWFLHKKRPDIFAFLASVICVMGVAVISFDRKMNLANLNFGDILTIISAVFFAGQIATNGYFSKKVEPLKLVVMQMFVAGILFVINVFIFSDISKIEKPAGMTLVAIIYLTLFSTAIPTVLQTFCQKYTTSTRASILMSTESLFAPLFAFFILSERLSLRVAAGASLVLFAVLVSETKLGLKKIEE; translated from the coding sequence GTGAAACAGTATTTAGCAGATTTTGGGCTGCTTTTTGTAGGGATATTTTGGGGACTTGGGTTTGTATTTGTGAAGATTGGGCTGAATACAGGAGTTGATCCGTTTTATTTGTCAGCGGTTAGATTTCTTGTGGGAGGGCTTATTCTTTACGGGATTTTCTTTAGGAAAGTTGGTAGATTTACGAAAAAGGATATTTTGGCTGGATTAATAGTTGGAATTTTTCAATTTTTTGGATATGCTTTTCAAACTTATGGGGCAATGCTTACGACTGCCAGTAAAAATGCTTTCTTTACATCAATTAATGTTATAATTGTGCCTTATATTTTTTGGTTTTTGCACAAAAAACGTCCTGATATTTTTGCATTTCTGGCTTCAGTTATTTGTGTAATGGGAGTTGCTGTGATAAGTTTTGACAGGAAGATGAATCTTGCAAATCTTAATTTTGGAGATATTCTGACGATCATAAGTGCAGTATTTTTTGCAGGACAGATTGCTACGAATGGGTATTTCAGCAAAAAAGTTGAGCCGTTAAAACTTGTTGTTATGCAGATGTTTGTAGCTGGAATATTATTTGTGATAAATGTTTTTATTTTTTCAGATATAAGTAAAATTGAAAAACCTGCTGGAATGACGTTAGTTGCAATAATTTATTTAACACTCTTTTCAACAGCGATACCGACAGTATTACAGACATTCTGCCAAAAATATACAACTTCCACAAGAGCTTCAATATTAATGTCAACAGAGTCACTTTTTGCTCCACTTTTTGCATTTTTTATATTAAGTGAGAGATTGTCACTAAGAGTGGCAGCTGGAGCTAGTTTGGTGCTTTTTGCGGTGCTTGTGTCGGAAACAAAATTGGGATTAAAAAAAATTGAGGAATGA